The genomic interval AGTCCTAGTGGTAGATTTTGGCATCACCCAACACgttggttgtgtttagttcaatgCCTTGCGAAAATAATGCAAACTTTTGAAGAGCGAAAAATATAGAATTACCACATTAGTTTGTTGCCTTAAAAAATTTGATAATGCTAAAATTTAGTATGGTTTAAAATGGCAATAAAGCGAACCAATTTTGGGAAAGCACCATTGTTGTGGTGTAGTAGTGTGTGCAGAACTCAAATTATGGTGCTCATGAATATTCCGCATATGTAGGTAGATTTTCAACAAGATTCGGTAAGATCAGGGATGTGTGCTGCTAGTTTTCATTTCTTAGACCATGTGTTCGGGGACGTATTTATAGGAGTATGAGTGTGGTGTTGCATATACTAGCTCTGTTCGTAAGTCCTAGTTCCCAACCCCATCCGCcttgttttccacgcgcacgcttcccaaactgttaaatggtatgtcttttgtaaaaagtttatacagaagttgcttaaaaaaaaatcatattgatccatttttgaaaaaaatattagctaatacttaattaatcatgtgctaatggaccgctccgtttttcgtgcgcaagagatggttcccaacccattccagcgaacacagccttagccgTGTTCGGTTTCAGGGGATGGGAAGTAATCCCTCCCGCACAGAAAatggagcgatccattagcacgtgattaattaagtattagctatttttttgaaaaaaatggatcaatatgattttttaagcgaCTTTCGTATAggaacttttttaaaaaaaacacaccgtttagcagtttgaaaaacgggTGCGTGTGGAAAATGAGAGGCGAGAGTTGGGATCCCCTGGATAGGAACGCAGCTAGTGGTGTGAGCGTGCACGTGaatagtaaagaaaaaaaaaagaagggtgaACAAAGCTCTAAAACGTTAAACCCGGAGAAATATAATGGTTTTTCTCCGCGCGTGATGGAGATTACTTGCTCCCTTGCAACGCTAGCTAGCCGGCACGCATGCGTATGTGCACGTAAGTGCTTCGTTCGCTACCTTAAAATGGTGGGAGATCACCATGTGTGTGTGGTGTGTttgagagcgagagagagatgcCTTGCTTGAACACCGGAGACTCGCGCGCTGCTGATTATACCAAACCCAAAACCCCCTCGCCGGTGTAACCCCAGATTCCTCCCACCCCCCTCCCGGCCCCGCCGCgctcgcgcgcggccgccgcgttCGCCCGCGTTAAAAACCTCGCGTTcttgaagcagcagcagcagcaggaggaagaagaagaagaagaagaagaagaagcgggtGATCGAACGAAGCTACTAGCGCGAGCGCTTCCCGAGAGAGATCATCGGTTAGCGAAGCAACTAGCGGCATGGCGATCGGGGGAGGGATCATCGGCGGCGGGGGGCACcactcggcggtggcggcgcgggtggcggcggcggcgcacgtgcTGTTCCTGACCACCGCTGTGCTCATGCTGGTGTGGCTGCTGCACTTCCGCGGCGGCATCAACATCCAGTCCGACGACCCCGAGCAGATCTTCAACGTATGCATACTTAACACTTCAATTCTTCGATCTttatcatattaattaattaatctgccCTGATTGATTTCATGATTTCCTTGGCAAATAGTAAAACGTTTGTTGATTAATTAAAGCTCGTTTCATTCGCGCTTCTGATAACACTATTGTTTCTCCAACAATGCAGGTCCATCCATTCGTGATGTGCTGGGGGTTCATTCTTCTAATAGGAGAAGGTATGTGACATCGATCATGTTTTATCCGAAATTCGCTTCAGGATATATGTTTTTACATTGAGAATTTAGCCCCTCAAATATCACAATATAAAATTCGCTACTataaagatttgaactcagaattTTAAAGTGGATTCGTATCATTTCGCTCATGTGACATCGATCACGTACATACGTACGTTGTTTGAAAGTTCAATGTACGGTTCGATCATGTGTTGTTGATCTGGTAAAACAAATACTACCAAGTACCAACCTAACACACTCTGAATCGATGTGAATTAGTGTCTAGTAAATAATTAAGGTCCAGTAACTAAGCGCTGCTCTGACAAAACGTtgcaacaaattaaattaaccaaTGCCAAAaggggcggagctagtataTATTAGGGGATGCTCAGGAACCTGgttaagaaatttttttagctataaCTCATCTATTTTCATCATGTATGTATCccctcaatacaaacttagGTACCCGCATAAGCTTAAACTCGAtcaaaaatagagtaaattaagcaagtggtACCACCATCCATTTCGCTCTAGCTCCGCCCTTGCCAAAAGCCCCCGGAAGATGGATcgatgtagtagtagtagtgttgTTGTCAACATGGGCCATCATCGGCCACTGGCTTTTAGTGAGAAGATTACAATAATTTGTTCAGTAATCAGCACTACTGCACTGCACTTTATTTAGTAGGATATGGGCTTCTGTAGAGGTTTGGTGGCTGCAAAAGGCATTCGACCTGTGCCTAGCTCATTTGATCAGTGCAAATCAGTGTGTTGGGTGGTTGTCCTTACCAAGGGTCACCTCTGATTTTCGCGATAATGAACCCCTGCGATCGCTACGTTTTCCTGCCAAGTTCAGTCCAACTGATCGATGTCCTAGTTATTTTTCCCTGCAATACTATTTTGCCAGGTAGcacaaaaagttttttttttcaagaacaaGGATAAAGTTGAAGCCACATAAGCACTGAGAGAACTTTTCAAAAAGTTAATAACATTTTTGCAAAGTACAATCATAATGCcacttattatattttatatttctatataattCAAATCTGATGGTAAGAACTTTAAGTCTTCGATAAAATCCTGCTAAACAACAGGTAACTATAACTTGGAGGAAATGAAAGAAACTATAGATTAATATTAATCTGAAATTTTAGATATTCTCACATTAATctaagggcatgttcactttgatgccaaaaaaaactttaccaaattttggctgccaaaattttggcaggatttcttatatagttatcaaaatttggcagcaaagtaaatgtagccacttttttttaaagtaactttaccaaaatttggtaaggttgaaaatgacatcaaagtgaacaggccatAAGGCTATGTTTGGCACGACTCTTTATCATAGATATGGTAAATTTGAAGTTTGTATGTTAAATTAtagtaatttaaaattttaaatttcatataaaatatgACGTAATCAAAGAACCAGATTTATGGATTCGTGAAACTAGAAATACCCTGTTTCAGAAAATCTTGGATCCAGAGTTGTGTGCAAAGAGGgcctaaaaaacaaaaaaaaaaatgcagctaTACTGGCGTACACGACGATCCCGATGGATCACCGGACGCAGAAGATGGTGCACATGCTGGTGCACCTGGTGGCGCTCATCCTCGCCATCTTCGGCGTCTACGCCGCGTTCAAGTtccacgacgccgccgtggcgcccgACCTCGTCTCCCTCCACTCCTGGCTCGgcatcctcgccgtcgccctcttcGGCCTCCAGTGGCTCTTCGGCTTCTTCGCCTTCTGGCTCCCGGGCACCCACGAgcgcacgcgcgccgccgccgcccccgcccacgtcgccgccggcctcgccatCTTCATGCTCGCCGTCTGCGCCGCCGAGACGGGACTCGTCCagaagagcgccgccgccgcgtccgccggcgAGGCCAAGCTCATCAACGTCACCGGCATCTTCATCCTGCTctacgccgtcgccgtcgccgtcgccgtcgcgctccgcAAGGCCTTCTTCTACTGAGGCGTGGCGTGCGTGAGAGCCGTTGGATGGCTTGTACGGCTAGATGTTGTTTGATCTGGTCCGTCGATTTGATGGCGTTGGTGATTTTTATGTGGTGTGAGTGAATTTTTTTCTGTTACATTTATACAGTGAACGTATGTTCACCGAGTGTATATAAAAAAGTGACATAATTTTTACTGTGATGAATAAAGGAAAAGGGtacgtgtaaaaaaaattgtaactaACTTCTTAATTACTAACTCCGACGTGGCGATTGAATCAAATGGTTGATAGCTCTGTTactaagaaaaagttaaaattatgttagagtaagtttaataaTAAACCAATTACTGGTTCGaaatcatctataatcaatctaatagctcaatcatatAATAGTCGTgttgtagctggctacaaatttgtagtcCGATttcctctctatcctctcttctctctttcatatatgcttatagctgacttagcctgctattgtacttggcTACTTGCTCTTAGTAGGCATAGCACTGCTCAAGGATAAAAACCGAGAGAGAATCCTCGCCCCCCAAAAAAatagggaataagttcacttgaggtcccttaacttatcaacgaatccgattttcgtccttcaactgAAAAACAAGATATaatgggtccctcaactattaaaaccggtgcaaagcatgtccctcagcggttttgatgatggttttggctgatgtggcacCTATGTGGCCGGTTTGACTTGGTACTCGTACTACGTGGCGATGACTTGGCATTggaagcaaaatataaaaataaaaaataaaaacaaaatgtggggcccacatgtcagttagacaaaaggaaaaaagagtggGACCCACCATCCTCTTTATCCACGGACGACTGGACGACGGGAGAGGGAGCGACCGGCGCCTCCTTTCTCCCTCCCGGCATCCTTCCTTGTTGGCCGGCGAGCGCGCACGGAGAGGGAAAAAGGCATCGGCCAGCGAGAGGGGCGGAGAcagccgctggccgccgcccgctgcgcaGTACTAGGGTTGCGGAAGTCAGAGGGCAGCGGAAGGATGGCGTGGATGACAGTAAGGAGGGTGCGGACGAACTAGTCCGGGAGGTCAGCGCCGTTGGCCTTGAGCTTGGTGTCGAAGTCGGCAACTCCATCTCCAAGGTTCTCTGGATGGCCACCCTCCACCCCACCTCGCTGCCTAGTAAGCTTCTTCTACCTCAAAGTTCTCATCCGCCATTGTTGCAACCAAAAACTGCATCAAAGCTCTAACCGATCTATAGATTTCACGCAGACTGGAACAGGATGCGGATCTCGGTGAACATCATCACGCAGAACCGCGCCAAGTCGCTGCGGCGGCTGCTTGCGTCGCTGCGGAACGCGTACTACATCGGTGATGAGGTGGTGTCGATTAGCTTCAACATGGACAGCCGTGGCGACGCTGAAAGCCGTCAACTCTTTCGACGCTGAACCAGTACTAATGTGATTCACTCCACCTGACTGACATTGCTCAATGTTGAGGTTTATAATTTACCCAACATTGTTCTTTGCAGCTTGTGCTACAGCAATTAGTACTGGTAACAAATTTCATTGTGTTTCTTGACATGCTCTACCccttgtatatatgtacacagCAACAAGACCTGTCCATGGTGATGAACCTGCTCTACATAAAGCAGCACCAGGCTCGCGCCCTCTCCTCATCCACCACCGCTGGAAGATGGAATCCATCCTGGACCACATGCTCAGGGAGGCTGGCGTCGTgatccagcagcagcaggcggaggagaagaacagcag from Oryza glaberrima chromosome 3, OglaRS2, whole genome shotgun sequence carries:
- the LOC127767843 gene encoding probable transmembrane ascorbate ferrireductase 3 isoform X1: MAIGGGIIGGGGHHSAVAARVAAAAHVLFLTTAVLMLVWLLHFRGGINIQSDDPEQIFNVHPFVMCWGFILLIGEENLGSRVVCKEGLKNKKKNAAILAYTTIPMDHRTQKMVHMLVHLVALILAIFGVYAAFKFHDAAVAPDLVSLHSWLGILAVALFGLQWLFGFFAFWLPGTHERTRAAAAPAHVAAGLAIFMLAVCAAETGLVQKSAAAASAGEAKLINVTGIFILLYAVAVAVAVALRKAFFY
- the LOC127767843 gene encoding probable transmembrane ascorbate ferrireductase 3 isoform X2, encoding MAIGGGIIGGGGHHSAVAARVAAAAHVLFLTTAVLMLVWLLHFRGGINIQSDDPEQIFNVHPFVMCWGFILLIGEAILAYTTIPMDHRTQKMVHMLVHLVALILAIFGVYAAFKFHDAAVAPDLVSLHSWLGILAVALFGLQWLFGFFAFWLPGTHERTRAAAAPAHVAAGLAIFMLAVCAAETGLVQKSAAAASAGEAKLINVTGIFILLYAVAVAVAVALRKAFFY